From the genome of Pseudomonas sp. TMP9, one region includes:
- a CDS encoding Orn/Lys/Arg decarboxylase N-terminal domain-containing protein, protein MYKDLKFPVLIVHRDIKADTVAGDRVRAIAQELEQDGFSILSTTSSAEGRIVASTHHGLACILVAAEGAGENNNLLQDMLELIRIARRRAPHLPIFAIGEQVTIENAPAEAMIDLNQLRGILYLFEDTVPFLARQVARAARNYLDGLLPPFFKALVQHTAQSNYSWHTPGHGGGVAYRKSPVGQAFHQFFGENTLRSDLSVSVPELGSLLDHTGPLAEAEERAARNFGADHTYFVINGTSTANKIVWHSMVGRDDLVLVDRNCHKSILHSIIMTGAIPLYLCPERNELGIIGPIPLSEFSRESIQAKIDASPLARGRVPSSSGAMVKLVVVTNSTYDGLCYNAELIKQTLGNSVEVLHFDEAWYAYAAFHEFYAGRYGMGTARTENAPLVFTTHSTHKLLAAFSQASMIHVQDGGLRQLDRDRFNEAFMMHISTSPQYGIIASLDVASAMMEGPAGRSLIQETFDEALSFRRALANLRQSLGADDWWFSIWQPAKAEGADDVVTQDWLLQPEADWHGFGDVAEDYVLLDPIKVTLVTPGLTADGKLAERGIPAAVVSKFLWERGLVVEKTGLYSFLVLFSMGITKGKWSMLLTELLEFKRSYDANLPLNAVLPSIAHAGKAFYQGMGLRDLCDALHACYRENATAKALKRMYTVLPEVAIKPADAYNQLVRGEVEAVPIEQLEGRIAAVMLVPYPPGIPLIMPGERFTEQTRSIIDYLAFARAFDRSFPGFVADVHGLQREEGVYTVDCIKG, encoded by the coding sequence ATGTATAAAGACCTCAAGTTCCCCGTCCTCATTGTGCACCGCGACATCAAGGCCGATACCGTGGCTGGTGACCGCGTGCGCGCCATTGCCCAAGAATTGGAGCAGGACGGCTTCAGTATTCTCTCGACAACAAGTTCGGCGGAAGGGCGCATTGTTGCCTCCACCCACCACGGCCTGGCCTGCATTTTGGTGGCTGCCGAGGGCGCAGGGGAAAACAACAACCTGTTGCAGGACATGCTTGAGCTGATTCGCATCGCCCGTCGCCGCGCGCCGCACCTGCCGATTTTTGCCATCGGCGAGCAAGTCACCATCGAGAATGCCCCGGCCGAGGCGATGATTGATCTCAATCAGCTGCGCGGCATTCTTTACCTGTTTGAAGACACGGTACCGTTTCTCGCCCGCCAAGTAGCCCGCGCGGCACGTAATTACCTCGACGGTTTGCTGCCGCCATTTTTCAAAGCACTGGTGCAGCACACCGCACAATCCAACTATTCCTGGCACACCCCCGGCCATGGCGGCGGCGTGGCCTATCGTAAGAGTCCAGTGGGGCAGGCGTTTCACCAGTTTTTTGGCGAGAACACCTTGCGTTCAGATTTATCAGTGTCGGTGCCGGAACTGGGCTCGCTGCTTGATCACACCGGGCCCTTGGCCGAGGCCGAAGAGCGCGCGGCGCGTAACTTTGGTGCCGACCACACGTATTTTGTGATCAATGGCACCTCGACCGCTAACAAGATTGTCTGGCACAGCATGGTTGGCCGTGATGACTTGGTGCTGGTGGACCGCAACTGTCACAAGTCAATTCTGCATTCGATCATCATGACCGGCGCCATCCCGCTCTATCTTTGCCCCGAGCGCAACGAGCTGGGCATTATTGGACCGATCCCATTATCCGAGTTCAGCCGTGAGTCGATCCAAGCCAAAATCGACGCCAGCCCGCTGGCACGAGGGCGTGTGCCGAGCAGCAGTGGGGCGATGGTCAAGCTGGTGGTGGTGACCAACTCCACTTATGACGGCTTGTGCTACAACGCCGAATTGATCAAGCAGACGTTGGGTAACAGCGTCGAGGTGCTGCATTTCGACGAGGCGTGGTATGCCTATGCAGCGTTTCATGAATTTTATGCTGGGCGCTATGGCATGGGCACCGCGCGTACCGAAAATGCGCCGCTGGTGTTTACCACCCACTCCACGCACAAGTTGCTGGCAGCGTTCAGTCAGGCATCCATGATTCACGTGCAGGATGGCGGACTGCGCCAGCTGGACCGGGATCGCTTCAATGAAGCCTTTATGATGCACATCTCCACTTCGCCGCAGTACGGCATCATCGCCTCGCTGGATGTCGCCTCGGCGATGATGGAAGGGCCAGCAGGGCGCTCGCTGATTCAAGAAACCTTCGATGAAGCCCTGAGCTTTCGCCGCGCCTTGGCCAATCTACGACAGAGCCTAGGCGCCGATGATTGGTGGTTTAGCATCTGGCAGCCCGCTAAAGCCGAAGGCGCCGACGATGTGGTGACTCAGGATTGGCTGTTGCAACCTGAGGCGGACTGGCACGGCTTTGGTGATGTCGCCGAAGACTATGTGCTGCTTGACCCCATCAAAGTGACCCTGGTGACGCCTGGATTGACCGCCGACGGTAAGCTTGCTGAGCGCGGAATTCCGGCGGCGGTGGTCAGTAAGTTCCTCTGGGAGCGTGGTCTGGTGGTGGAGAAAACCGGGCTTTACTCCTTCCTTGTGCTGTTCTCCATGGGCATCACTAAGGGCAAGTGGAGCATGCTGCTCACCGAGTTGCTTGAGTTCAAACGCAGCTATGACGCTAATCTGCCGCTGAACGCTGTGCTGCCGTCAATCGCTCACGCCGGTAAAGCGTTTTATCAGGGCATGGGTTTGCGCGATTTATGCGATGCGCTGCATGCCTGCTACCGCGAAAACGCCACGGCAAAAGCACTCAAACGTATGTACACGGTACTGCCGGAAGTAGCGATTAAGCCTGCCGATGCCTATAACCAACTGGTGCGCGGTGAGGTTGAGGCGGTGCCCATCGAGCAGCTCGAAGGCCGGATCGCGGCAGTGATGCTGGTGCCGTATCCGCCAGGTATTCCGCTGATTATGCCGGGCGAGCGCTTTACTGAGCAGACGCGCTCGATCATTGATTACCTCGCCTTTGCGCGGGCCTTCGACCGCAGCTTCCCAGGCTTTGTCGCTGACGTGCACGGCCTGCAGCGTGAGGAGGGGGTCTACACCGTCGACTGTATCAAGGGCTGA
- a CDS encoding LysM peptidoglycan-binding domain-containing protein, which translates to MPLSPRKTLNLKALAQSAKTLMVIMCVTLAGCQTSSPHRVDSGNDIDRAVGLEQDPEWPTSSVTPVPEEPKDIWERVRNGYQLQDTITLNPRIEQQRLWFVSNPSFIEKAGERSSPYIHFIVERLEQRNMPMELALLPMIESSYNPLAYSHAHAVGLWQFIPSTGRNFNLRQTNWYDGRRDVMASTDAAISYLTRLKEMFNGDWLLALAAYNAGEGRVSRAIERNQKLGLPTDYWNLSLPAETQNYVPKLLALSQVVMTPRAYGVSLNPIANEPYFEQVEFKQSMDLARLAAMADLDEDELYLLNPAFKKGITLDGPRHLLVPTDKAELLTANLALMKPQELVDWQQYRVRSGDSLHSIANRHQLTVATLKDINKLSGNHLRIGQMLSIPAQPGVIARVPLYQRSVAASTPSRTYRVKRGDNLWQIARDHKVTVKDVTRWNALAANNLRIGQVLTLQAGPPSSAGTARKSATFYKVRHGDSLYLIAKRFKVPMKTLQNWNPKAGKALKPGQTLTLYSAD; encoded by the coding sequence ATGCCTCTATCACCACGCAAGACCTTGAATTTAAAGGCATTGGCACAAAGCGCTAAGACGCTTATGGTGATCATGTGTGTAACCCTGGCAGGCTGCCAAACCAGCAGCCCGCATCGGGTAGACAGCGGCAACGACATCGACCGCGCCGTCGGCCTTGAGCAAGACCCAGAATGGCCCACTAGCAGCGTGACGCCTGTGCCTGAAGAGCCCAAAGACATTTGGGAGCGGGTGCGCAACGGCTATCAGTTGCAAGACACCATCACCCTCAATCCACGTATTGAACAACAACGCTTGTGGTTCGTCAGCAACCCTTCTTTTATTGAGAAAGCCGGCGAGCGCAGCAGCCCGTATATCCACTTCATCGTTGAGCGCTTAGAGCAGCGCAATATGCCGATGGAGCTGGCGCTGCTGCCGATGATCGAAAGCTCGTACAACCCGTTGGCTTACTCACATGCCCATGCAGTCGGGCTTTGGCAATTCATCCCCTCAACCGGGCGCAATTTCAACCTGCGCCAGACCAACTGGTACGACGGTCGCCGCGATGTCATGGCCTCAACCGATGCGGCGATTAGCTACCTGACGCGCCTCAAAGAAATGTTCAACGGCGACTGGCTGTTGGCGTTAGCCGCCTATAACGCGGGTGAAGGTCGGGTCAGCCGAGCGATTGAGCGCAACCAAAAATTAGGTCTGCCGACTGATTACTGGAACCTCTCACTGCCGGCCGAAACGCAGAATTACGTGCCCAAGCTGCTGGCACTCTCGCAAGTGGTGATGACGCCGCGAGCTTATGGCGTAAGCCTCAACCCGATTGCCAACGAGCCTTACTTTGAGCAGGTCGAATTCAAGCAAAGCATGGACCTTGCACGCTTGGCGGCCATGGCTGATCTGGATGAAGATGAGCTTTACCTGCTCAACCCCGCCTTCAAGAAAGGCATCACTCTGGACGGCCCGCGGCACCTGCTGGTGCCAACCGATAAGGCAGAACTGCTGACCGCGAATCTGGCGCTGATGAAGCCCCAGGAGTTAGTCGATTGGCAACAGTATCGCGTGCGCTCAGGCGACAGCCTGCATAGCATTGCCAATCGCCACCAACTGACAGTGGCCACGTTAAAGGACATCAATAAGCTCTCCGGTAACCACTTACGCATTGGCCAAATGCTCAGCATTCCCGCGCAACCCGGCGTAATCGCGAGGGTACCGCTGTACCAACGCTCAGTGGCGGCCAGCACACCAAGCCGCACTTATCGGGTGAAGCGCGGCGACAACCTCTGGCAGATCGCCAGAGATCACAAGGTCACGGTTAAGGATGTAACGCGCTGGAACGCCCTCGCAGCGAATAACCTGCGGATCGGCCAGGTGTTGACCCTACAAGCGGGTCCCCCAAGCAGCGCCGGTACGGCACGAAAAAGTGCAACCTTTTACAAAGTGCGCCATGGCGACTCCCTGTACCTGATCGCCAAACGCTTCAAGGTGCCGATGAAAACGTTGCAAAATTGGAATCCCAAAGCCGGTAAAGCACTTAAGCCGGGGCAAACGCTGACGCTGTATAGCGCCGACTGA
- the dnaQ gene encoding DNA polymerase III subunit epsilon, protein MRSVVLDTETTGMPVADGHRIIEIGCVELIGRRLTGRHFHVYLQPDRESDEGAIAVHGITDEFLKDKPRFKEVADEFFEFIKGAQLIIHNAAFDIGFIANEFNLLKQNDRAEVSDYCSILDTLMMARERHPGQRNSLDALCKRYGVDNSGRDLHGALLDAEILADVYLTMTGGQTNLSLAGDGSEGDSNGRQQPSAIRRLPTDRLRTPVIQASAAELAEHMTRLAIIEKSAGALPLWLLMEQPSA, encoded by the coding sequence ATGCGTAGTGTGGTGTTAGACACTGAAACCACGGGTATGCCGGTGGCGGATGGTCACCGGATTATCGAAATCGGCTGCGTTGAGCTGATCGGCCGGCGCCTGACCGGACGCCACTTCCATGTCTACCTGCAGCCGGACCGCGAAAGCGATGAAGGTGCCATCGCTGTGCACGGCATCACCGATGAGTTCCTTAAGGACAAACCACGCTTTAAAGAAGTCGCCGATGAGTTCTTTGAGTTCATCAAGGGTGCGCAGCTGATCATCCATAACGCCGCGTTCGACATCGGCTTTATTGCTAACGAATTTAACCTGCTCAAGCAAAATGATCGGGCCGAGGTCAGTGATTATTGCAGCATCCTCGACACCCTGATGATGGCTCGCGAACGCCATCCAGGCCAACGCAATAGCCTTGATGCACTGTGCAAGCGTTACGGCGTGGACAACTCCGGTCGTGACTTGCACGGCGCATTGCTCGATGCCGAGATTCTTGCTGACGTTTACCTGACCATGACCGGCGGGCAGACCAACCTGTCCTTGGCCGGTGATGGCTCCGAAGGTGACAGTAACGGTCGTCAGCAACCCAGCGCTATTCGTCGCTTGCCGACAGATAGGCTTCGCACACCTGTGATTCAGGCAAGCGCGGCCGAGCTTGCTGAGCATATGACGCGCCTGGCGATTATCGAAAAATCTGCTGGCGCCTTGCCTCTGTGGCTGCTGATGGAGCAACCTAGCGCCTGA
- a CDS encoding extracellular solute-binding protein, protein MRPLLSLLLCLAISSPTWATLYKSHGYAQFGELKYPASFTHFAWINPEAPKGGTLRMMANGTFDTLNPYTFKGSSPISSANFLQYGVNELNAPLMVGTGAYDPSGDEPASSYGLIAESVEYSDDRSWVVFNLRPEARFHDGRPITAYDVAFSYRLLLKEGHPQYRSNLQDVQRVDILNRHSIRFVLKRANNSLLILRLGELPVLAQHYWKDRDFKATTYEPPLGSGPYRITHVSPGRSLRFERVKDWWGADLPVNRGKYNFDRVEVEFYRDSHVAFEAFKAGEFDIYIEQQAKNWANGYRFPALSRGEVIRAEIAHQIPTQTQALFMNTRREVFVDRHVREALGLMFDFEWANRALFNSSYIRAKSYYPNSEFSATGKPEGAEWLLLSPYRKQLPARLFSQPFSMPQTDGRGIPRETLRRALGLLGDAGWKPSGQRLLNSQGKPLKFEILLVNPNLERILQPFTENLASIGIQANLRTVDRAQYKQRLDQYDFDMILLTLPQSLSPGLEQSLYFHSSQAKIKGGRNYAGVTHPVVDAMIEKLLAAQTRTEQVAATRALDRVLLWQHYSIPNWYIDYHRLAYRNRFAFVTPPPYTLGLRTWWLKSMENAE, encoded by the coding sequence ATACGTCCCCTCCTCTCGCTCCTCCTCTGTCTGGCTATCAGTTCGCCTACTTGGGCCACCCTGTATAAAAGCCACGGCTACGCCCAATTTGGCGAGCTGAAGTACCCCGCCAGCTTTACCCATTTTGCGTGGATCAACCCAGAAGCGCCCAAAGGCGGCACACTGCGGATGATGGCCAACGGCACCTTCGACACGCTCAACCCCTACACATTTAAGGGCAGCAGCCCGATCAGCAGCGCTAATTTTCTGCAATACGGCGTCAATGAGCTTAATGCGCCCTTGATGGTCGGCACCGGTGCCTACGACCCCTCCGGCGATGAGCCCGCATCCAGTTACGGACTGATCGCCGAATCGGTGGAATACAGCGATGACCGCAGTTGGGTGGTGTTTAACCTACGTCCAGAGGCACGCTTTCATGATGGCAGGCCGATAACGGCTTATGACGTGGCATTTTCTTATCGCTTACTGCTTAAGGAAGGTCATCCGCAATACCGCAGCAACCTGCAAGACGTGCAACGGGTCGATATCCTCAATCGCCACAGCATTCGTTTTGTGCTGAAACGCGCCAATAACTCGCTGCTGATTCTACGTTTAGGTGAACTGCCAGTGCTGGCGCAGCACTACTGGAAAGATCGAGACTTTAAAGCCACTACTTACGAGCCGCCTTTAGGCAGCGGCCCTTATCGCATTACCCACGTCAGCCCTGGGCGCAGCTTGCGGTTTGAGCGAGTTAAGGACTGGTGGGGTGCAGACTTGCCGGTCAATCGCGGTAAATACAATTTTGATCGCGTTGAGGTGGAGTTCTACCGCGACAGCCATGTGGCCTTTGAGGCGTTCAAGGCCGGTGAATTTGACATTTACATCGAGCAACAAGCTAAGAACTGGGCCAACGGCTATCGCTTCCCCGCCCTGAGCCGAGGCGAGGTGATCCGCGCCGAAATTGCCCACCAAATCCCAACCCAAACCCAAGCCTTGTTTATGAACACCCGCCGCGAGGTGTTTGTTGATCGCCACGTGCGCGAAGCTCTGGGCCTGATGTTTGATTTCGAATGGGCTAACCGCGCACTGTTTAACAGCTCCTACATCCGCGCTAAAAGCTACTACCCCAACAGCGAGTTTTCGGCCACCGGTAAGCCGGAAGGTGCGGAGTGGTTGCTGCTGTCGCCCTATCGCAAACAATTACCGGCGCGTTTATTTAGCCAGCCATTCAGCATGCCGCAGACTGATGGACGAGGCATTCCCCGGGAAACCTTGCGCCGCGCCCTCGGTCTGTTGGGCGATGCCGGTTGGAAGCCATCCGGCCAACGCCTGCTAAATAGCCAAGGCAAACCGCTGAAGTTTGAAATTCTGCTGGTCAATCCGAATCTTGAACGGATTCTCCAGCCCTTTACTGAAAACCTTGCCAGCATTGGTATCCAAGCTAACTTGCGCACTGTTGATCGCGCGCAATACAAGCAGCGCCTCGACCAATATGATTTCGACATGATCCTGCTGACCCTGCCGCAAAGCCTGAGCCCAGGCCTTGAGCAGTCACTGTATTTCCATTCCTCACAGGCCAAGATCAAAGGCGGCAGAAATTACGCAGGCGTTACTCACCCCGTGGTCGATGCCATGATTGAAAAACTATTGGCAGCGCAGACTCGTACCGAACAGGTCGCTGCTACCCGCGCGCTCGACCGCGTGCTGTTATGGCAGCACTACAGCATCCCCAACTGGTATATCGATTACCACCGCCTGGCATACCGCAACCGATTTGCTTTCGTCACCCCGCCGCCCTACACATTAGGGCTGCGTACTTGGTGGCTAAAATCCATGGAGAACGCTGAATGA
- the tnpB gene encoding IS66 family insertion sequence element accessory protein TnpB (TnpB, as the term is used for proteins encoded by IS66 family insertion elements, is considered an accessory protein, since TnpC, encoded by a neighboring gene, is a DDE family transposase.), whose amino-acid sequence MMRPDAKVEKVYLYPKPVDFRKSIDGLAALVELDIKVAVFAPVLFVFLNRSRNRVKILYWERNGFCLWLKRLDAERFKSHPDPGEDAIVMTAQELNWFWTVSICGVTALTRF is encoded by the coding sequence ATGATGCGCCCTGATGCAAAAGTCGAAAAAGTCTATCTCTACCCCAAGCCTGTCGACTTCCGAAAGTCCATTGATGGCCTGGCTGCCCTGGTCGAGCTGGATATCAAGGTCGCGGTGTTCGCCCCGGTGTTGTTCGTATTCCTCAACCGTTCGCGCAACCGGGTGAAGATTTTGTATTGGGAGCGCAACGGCTTCTGCTTGTGGCTCAAGCGTTTGGACGCTGAAAGGTTCAAGTCGCACCCCGATCCCGGCGAGGATGCCATCGTGATGACGGCTCAGGAATTGAACTGGTTTTGGACGGTATCGATCTGTGGCGTAACCGCCCTCACAAGGTTTTGA
- the gloB gene encoding hydroxyacylglutathione hydrolase, whose amino-acid sequence MIKIDALPAFTDNYIWLLQDLDKRRCAVIDPGDAAPVEAWLAANSGWLLSDILITHHHFDHVGGIERLKAATGARVLGPANEKIPGRDVALNDGDKIEVLGYHFDIIEVAGHTLGHIAYIQPEQHWLFSGDTLFAGGCGRLFEGTAEQMYASLSRLVALPEQTQVFCTHEYTLSNLRFAAAVEPENPEISQRLEQVRQWRETGQISLPSCMALERTTNPFLRSAQPAVIASIAERDGPGNRSPVQVFAALRTWKDHF is encoded by the coding sequence ATGATAAAAATAGACGCATTGCCTGCCTTCACTGACAACTATATCTGGTTGTTACAAGACCTCGACAAACGCCGTTGCGCCGTGATCGATCCCGGTGATGCTGCGCCAGTCGAAGCGTGGCTCGCCGCCAACTCTGGCTGGCTGTTGAGCGACATTCTGATCACCCATCATCACTTTGATCATGTGGGGGGTATTGAACGACTCAAGGCCGCCACTGGCGCACGGGTGCTCGGCCCCGCCAACGAGAAGATCCCGGGGCGTGACGTGGCGCTGAACGATGGCGACAAGATTGAAGTGCTGGGTTATCACTTCGACATCATTGAAGTTGCGGGGCATACCCTGGGACACATTGCTTACATCCAGCCCGAGCAGCACTGGTTGTTTAGCGGCGACACTTTGTTTGCCGGTGGTTGTGGTCGCTTGTTTGAAGGCACCGCCGAGCAAATGTATGCCTCGCTTAGCCGTCTCGTCGCCCTACCTGAGCAGACTCAAGTGTTCTGTACCCATGAGTACACCCTGAGCAACCTGCGTTTCGCCGCCGCTGTTGAACCTGAAAACCCCGAGATCAGCCAACGCCTAGAGCAAGTCAGACAATGGCGTGAAACAGGCCAAATCAGCCTGCCTTCATGCATGGCGCTGGAGCGTACCACTAATCCATTTTTACGCAGTGCACAGCCGGCGGTCATCGCCAGTATCGCCGAGCGCGACGGCCCTGGGAACCGCTCGCCCGTGCAGGTATTTGCCGCGCTGCGCACCTGGAAAGACCATTTCTAA
- the rnhA gene encoding ribonuclease HI, translating to MSEQVEIYTDGACKGNPGVGGWGALMIFKGVEKELWGGETDTTNNRMEMTAAIRALAELKRSCEVRLVTDSQYVMQGIQDWMPNWKKRGWKTAAKQPVKNADLWQQLDKQVNRHTVTWQWVRGHTGHPGNERADQLANRGVDEIRGLKYA from the coding sequence ATGAGTGAACAGGTCGAGATCTATACCGACGGCGCCTGCAAAGGCAACCCTGGCGTGGGCGGCTGGGGGGCGCTGATGATTTTCAAAGGCGTAGAAAAAGAGCTGTGGGGCGGTGAAACCGACACCACCAACAATCGCATGGAAATGACTGCCGCCATTCGCGCCTTGGCCGAGTTGAAGCGTTCCTGCGAGGTGCGTTTGGTCACTGATTCGCAATACGTGATGCAGGGTATTCAGGATTGGATGCCGAACTGGAAAAAACGCGGTTGGAAAACCGCGGCCAAACAACCTGTAAAAAATGCTGACCTGTGGCAACAGTTGGATAAGCAGGTTAATCGGCACACTGTCACCTGGCAGTGGGTGCGCGGCCATACTGGCCACCCCGGTAACGAGCGTGCTGATCAACTGGCCAATCGCGGCGTGGATGAAATACGAGGCCTCAAGTATGCGTAG
- a CDS encoding crotonase/enoyl-CoA hydratase family protein: MSDYKAFNVVLADKVAHVVINRPDKVNAMNADFWCEIIEIFRWADDTDEVRAVVISGAGKHFSSGIDLMMLASLGSQMGPDVGRNAEKLRRKILDLQASFNAVDNCRKPVLAAVQGYCLGGAIDLISACDMRYSTVDAQFAIREIDIGMTADVGTLQRLPRIIGDGMMRELAFTGRTIEGEEAQRIGLVNRTYADADALLEGVMGIAREIASKSPVAIRGTKQMIRYMRDHSVNDGLEYIATWNAAMLQSADLRVAMTAHMSKQKPEFAD, from the coding sequence GTGTCCGACTACAAAGCCTTTAATGTCGTGTTGGCAGATAAGGTCGCCCATGTGGTGATCAATCGCCCGGATAAAGTTAACGCGATGAACGCTGACTTTTGGTGCGAGATCATCGAGATTTTTCGCTGGGCTGATGACACCGATGAGGTGCGCGCAGTGGTGATCTCGGGCGCCGGCAAGCATTTCTCTTCGGGTATTGATCTGATGATGCTGGCATCCCTCGGCAGCCAGATGGGCCCTGATGTTGGCCGTAATGCGGAAAAACTGCGGCGCAAAATTCTCGATCTACAGGCCTCATTTAATGCCGTGGATAACTGCCGTAAACCGGTGCTGGCGGCCGTTCAAGGCTACTGTTTGGGTGGCGCCATCGATTTGATCTCAGCCTGTGACATGCGCTACTCAACGGTTGATGCACAATTTGCCATCCGAGAAATCGATATCGGTATGACGGCTGACGTGGGCACCTTGCAACGTCTGCCGCGCATTATTGGCGATGGCATGATGCGTGAACTGGCCTTCACCGGTCGCACCATTGAGGGCGAAGAGGCGCAGCGCATTGGTTTGGTTAACCGCACCTATGCTGATGCCGATGCTTTGCTTGAGGGTGTGATGGGCATTGCCCGCGAAATCGCCAGCAAGTCGCCAGTGGCCATCCGTGGCACCAAGCAGATGATTCGCTACATGCGCGACCACAGCGTGAATGATGGTCTGGAATACATCGCCACTTGGAACGCTGCCATGTTGCAATCGGCGGATTTGCGCGTGGCCATGACGGCCCATATGAGCAAGCAGAAGCCGGAGTTCGCTGACTGA
- a CDS encoding methyltransferase domain-containing protein, whose protein sequence is MSDHPFAHADSEWLDLMGAARNWFGGAHGQFLLEQERQLLEEELARFFGGYLVHYGPAADAPPHAQQIQRSVRLGAPFEGVEIVCEEQSWPLTEFAADVVVLQHGLDFSLSPHGLLREAARSVRPGGHLLIVGINPKSSWGMRHVFTRDALHQARCIAPSRVHDWLHLLGFALEKRRFGCYRPPVSSPAWQARLAGLERLGSAWQLPGGGFYVLVARKLVVGLRPSRQSNRQTMGKLLPMPVAKVSRRDIPPK, encoded by the coding sequence ATGTCCGATCATCCGTTTGCACATGCCGATAGCGAGTGGCTTGACCTGATGGGTGCAGCGCGCAATTGGTTTGGCGGCGCCCATGGGCAATTTTTGCTAGAGCAGGAGCGGCAATTACTGGAAGAAGAGTTGGCGCGCTTTTTTGGCGGCTACTTGGTTCATTACGGGCCCGCCGCTGACGCCCCGCCGCATGCCCAGCAAATTCAGCGCAGTGTACGTTTGGGGGCTCCGTTCGAAGGGGTTGAGATTGTGTGTGAGGAGCAATCCTGGCCATTGACTGAATTTGCCGCCGATGTGGTGGTGTTGCAGCATGGTCTGGATTTTAGTCTGTCACCTCATGGCTTGTTGCGAGAAGCAGCGCGCAGCGTGCGGCCGGGTGGCCATCTGCTGATAGTTGGCATCAATCCCAAGAGCAGTTGGGGCATGCGTCATGTGTTTACCCGCGATGCACTGCACCAAGCCCGCTGTATCGCGCCCAGCCGGGTGCATGACTGGTTGCACCTGCTGGGTTTCGCGCTGGAGAAACGTCGCTTCGGGTGCTATCGTCCGCCGGTTTCTTCGCCGGCTTGGCAGGCGCGGTTAGCTGGGCTGGAGCGGCTCGGTTCAGCTTGGCAGCTTCCCGGTGGCGGCTTTTATGTCCTGGTGGCGCGCAAGTTAGTGGTTGGCTTGCGTCCATCACGTCAGTCCAATCGACAGACGATGGGTAAGTTGTTGCCAATGCCCGTGGCTAAAGTCAGCCGCCGCGACATACCGCCGAAATAA